A genomic segment from Streptomyces sp. NBC_01233 encodes:
- a CDS encoding AMP-binding protein: protein MNATPDHPELDQLSADLTGLLGRIGLDPAARRSARRDRIDIRFAAAAARHPARVCARDGEEQTTYLEADWLADDIAGRLSGRAGPGTVVAVRAQRTCSAPAAVVGALRTGAAVLPLEPGHNAGLQEFLMRDAGAEMVISDGGLLREEIPLAKAGRFVIAARPEAAWRREIPPATAFLALPTGGDPGRALAVRPVSHMDVLSWVDALLPLLESGPDDVWTCFHSLSLDLGMREIWGPLLSGGRAVVVDRDTACDARAFARLLAEQEVTVLTQLPSAFARLAAAARGSRSSLPALRHVLLSDEQVDAPALAGWRDARIAPQAVAWDVSGPPTVL from the coding sequence ATGAACGCCACTCCGGATCATCCGGAGCTCGACCAGTTGTCCGCCGACCTGACCGGCCTGCTCGGACGGATCGGGCTCGACCCGGCCGCCCGGCGGTCCGCGCGCCGGGACCGCATCGACATCCGCTTCGCGGCCGCCGCCGCCCGCCATCCGGCCCGCGTATGCGCCCGGGACGGCGAAGAGCAGACGACCTACCTCGAAGCGGACTGGCTCGCCGACGACATCGCCGGGCGCCTGTCCGGCCGTGCGGGGCCCGGTACGGTGGTCGCCGTGCGCGCACAGCGCACCTGCTCAGCCCCCGCCGCCGTGGTGGGCGCACTGCGCACCGGGGCGGCGGTACTGCCGCTCGAGCCCGGACACAACGCGGGCCTCCAGGAGTTCCTGATGCGCGACGCCGGCGCCGAGATGGTCATCTCGGACGGCGGACTGCTGCGCGAGGAGATCCCGCTGGCCAAGGCGGGCAGGTTCGTCATCGCGGCGCGGCCCGAGGCGGCGTGGCGCCGCGAGATCCCGCCGGCCACGGCCTTCCTGGCGCTCCCCACGGGCGGCGACCCGGGCCGGGCGCTGGCCGTGCGGCCCGTCAGCCACATGGACGTGCTGTCCTGGGTGGACGCCTTGCTCCCGCTCCTGGAGTCGGGACCGGACGACGTGTGGACCTGCTTCCATTCCCTCAGCCTGGACCTGGGCATGCGCGAGATCTGGGGACCCCTGCTGTCCGGCGGACGCGCCGTCGTCGTGGACCGCGACACGGCCTGCGACGCCCGCGCCTTCGCCCGGCTCCTGGCCGAGCAGGAGGTGACCGTGCTGACGCAACTGCCGTCCGCCTTCGCGCGGCTGGCCGCGGCGGCGCGCGGGAGCCGGAGCAGCCTGCCGGCGCTGCGGCACGTACTGCTCTCGGACGAGCAGGTGGACGCGCCCGCCCTGGCCGGCTGGCGGGACGCACGGATCGCCCCGCAGGCCGTCGCCTGGGACGTCTCGGGGCCGCCGACCGTCCTGTGA
- a CDS encoding NAD(P)H-binding protein — protein MTQNTQITLVIGGHGKTGRRVAEKLSAQGREVRIGSRSGQPAFDWHEPATWGPALEGVDRVYVTYYPDLAFPGAAEQVGAFAKVAVAGGARRLVLLSGRGEEAAEVSEENLKASGGDWTIVRSSWFNQNFNESFFLEPVLAGEIALPTGDAVEAFVDADDIADVVVAALTDDKHIGKTYELSGPRLLSYSDVAAELTKATGREIKYISVTNEEYRAVLRENGLPEEFADLFTMILDGRNAHLVHGVEEALGRKPKDFSDFARDAAASGVWNV, from the coding sequence ATGACTCAGAACACGCAGATCACCCTCGTCATCGGCGGTCACGGCAAGACCGGCCGGCGCGTCGCCGAGAAGCTTTCCGCCCAGGGCCGCGAGGTCCGGATCGGTTCGCGCAGCGGCCAGCCCGCCTTCGACTGGCACGAGCCCGCCACCTGGGGACCGGCGCTGGAGGGCGTCGACCGGGTGTACGTGACCTACTACCCCGACCTCGCCTTCCCGGGCGCCGCCGAACAGGTCGGCGCTTTCGCCAAGGTGGCCGTCGCCGGCGGTGCGCGCCGCCTGGTGCTGCTGTCCGGGCGCGGTGAGGAGGCCGCGGAGGTGTCGGAGGAGAACCTGAAGGCCTCCGGCGGCGACTGGACGATCGTCCGCTCGAGCTGGTTCAACCAGAACTTCAACGAGAGCTTCTTCCTGGAGCCCGTGCTGGCCGGCGAGATCGCCCTGCCGACCGGTGACGCCGTGGAGGCCTTCGTCGACGCCGACGACATCGCCGACGTCGTGGTGGCGGCGCTGACCGATGACAAGCACATCGGCAAGACCTACGAGCTGTCGGGTCCGCGCCTGCTCAGCTACAGCGATGTGGCCGCCGAACTGACCAAGGCCACCGGGCGCGAGATCAAGTACATCTCGGTCACCAACGAGGAGTACCGCGCCGTGCTGCGCGAGAACGGCCTGCCGGAGGAGTTCGCGGACCTGTTCACCATGATCCTCGACGGGCGCAACGCGCACCTGGTGCACGGTGTCGAGGAGGCTCTGGGCCGCAAGCCCAAGGACTTCTCCGACTTCGCGCGCGACGCGGCGGCCTCCGGGGTCTGGAACGTCTGA
- a CDS encoding hemerythrin domain-containing protein, giving the protein MPAPPSYSSEHGLEHLPPHFHGFALMHVAMRRDAARLRAAAPAWSGAGTAWWQRLREVIEWHHTSEDDVLWPGLRRRDADFDAQARELHEDHEELDAAMAAVSTAIARRGDGLVRAAQTFEGVLRDHLRDEERIVFPVFDRLGERAYLAEERKVVSSAPMRVMTYLQPWMFDGASRQSVAHVSATIPPPVRLIGATLLNRRYERTLKGILK; this is encoded by the coding sequence GTGCCGGCTCCCCCGTCGTATTCCAGCGAACACGGGCTGGAACACCTTCCCCCGCACTTCCACGGCTTCGCCCTGATGCACGTCGCGATGCGGCGCGACGCGGCCCGGCTGCGCGCCGCGGCCCCCGCGTGGAGCGGCGCGGGCACCGCGTGGTGGCAGCGGCTGCGCGAGGTCATCGAATGGCACCACACCAGCGAGGACGACGTCCTGTGGCCCGGACTGCGCCGCCGGGACGCCGACTTCGACGCGCAGGCGCGTGAACTTCACGAGGATCACGAGGAGTTGGATGCGGCGATGGCGGCCGTGTCGACGGCGATCGCCCGCCGCGGCGACGGCCTGGTCCGGGCGGCGCAGACCTTCGAGGGCGTGCTGCGCGACCATCTGCGCGACGAGGAGCGGATCGTCTTCCCGGTCTTCGACCGGCTCGGCGAGCGGGCCTACCTGGCCGAGGAGCGCAAGGTCGTCTCCAGTGCCCCGATGCGCGTGATGACGTATCTGCAGCCGTGGATGTTCGACGGCGCGTCCCGGCAGTCGGTCGCGCACGTGTCCGCCACGATCCCGCCGCCGGTCCGGCTGATCGGCGCCACGCTGCTGAACCGGCGGTACGAGCGCACGTTGAAGGGAATCCTGAAGTGA
- a CDS encoding anthrone oxygenase family protein, producing the protein MSSTTTQSVTLVAATVGTGLMAGLYFAFDISVMPGLGRGDDQTYVTAMRNINEAIDNGLFGLLFLGAFLATGVAATQQQRGGRLDAARWGWLAFALYGLSLAVTAIVNIPLNNQLARAGADAAAARSRFGGRWASGNVVRTVACTAALAALGRALTLHGRASAA; encoded by the coding sequence GTGAGCAGCACGACCACGCAATCGGTGACGCTGGTGGCGGCGACGGTGGGGACCGGGCTGATGGCCGGCCTCTACTTCGCGTTCGACATCTCGGTGATGCCGGGTCTGGGGCGCGGCGACGACCAGACGTATGTGACCGCGATGCGGAACATCAACGAGGCGATCGACAACGGCCTGTTCGGCCTGCTCTTCCTGGGCGCGTTCCTGGCGACGGGGGTGGCGGCCACGCAGCAGCAGCGCGGCGGCCGCCTCGACGCGGCGCGCTGGGGTTGGCTGGCCTTCGCGCTGTACGGGCTGTCGCTGGCCGTCACCGCGATCGTGAACATTCCCCTCAACAACCAGCTGGCCCGGGCCGGCGCCGACGCGGCGGCGGCCCGCTCCCGCTTCGGGGGCCGCTGGGCCTCGGGCAACGTCGTGCGCACGGTGGCCTGTACGGCGGCGCTGGCCGCGCTGGGGCGCGCGCTGACGTTGCACGGCCGCGCGTCGGCGGCGTAG
- a CDS encoding AraC family transcriptional regulator has product MDTLTGLLEGPKARGAFLLKSVFNPPWSLRVEDRAPLSVVTMVHGSAWLVPALGTAVVIRPGDVAVVRGPEPYTVADSRDTPVQITVGPEQRCSTEEGEDVTETMALGVRTWGDDFQDAGSAVMLSGTYQAPSEIGRRLLSALPTILVRPAEAADTTLVALLASEISKDEPGQEIVLDRLLDLLLIGVLRTWLAAPGSGAPSWYRAQSDPVVGPALRLLHENPAHGWTVEELALKVGVSRASMARRFADVVGEPPVAYLTGWRLALAADLLREPDATIATVARRVGYSSAFALSTAFKRVRGMSPQEFRTGAHPVAAPKAPQEVRTVVLPRP; this is encoded by the coding sequence ATGGACACGCTGACCGGACTGCTGGAGGGCCCCAAGGCCCGGGGGGCCTTCCTGCTCAAGTCCGTCTTCAACCCGCCCTGGTCGCTGCGGGTGGAGGACCGGGCGCCGCTCTCGGTCGTCACGATGGTGCACGGCAGCGCATGGCTGGTTCCCGCCCTCGGCACTGCGGTCGTGATCCGGCCGGGCGACGTGGCGGTCGTACGGGGCCCGGAGCCGTACACGGTCGCGGACTCCCGGGACACGCCGGTCCAGATCACCGTCGGCCCGGAGCAGCGGTGCAGCACCGAGGAGGGCGAGGACGTCACCGAGACGATGGCGCTCGGCGTGCGCACGTGGGGCGACGACTTCCAGGACGCCGGCTCGGCCGTGATGCTGAGCGGCACCTACCAGGCGCCGAGTGAGATCGGCCGGCGGCTGCTGAGCGCGCTGCCGACGATCCTGGTGCGTCCGGCGGAGGCCGCCGACACCACGCTGGTCGCGCTGCTCGCCTCGGAGATCTCCAAGGACGAGCCGGGCCAGGAGATCGTGCTGGACCGTCTCCTGGACCTGCTGCTGATCGGGGTGCTGCGCACGTGGCTGGCGGCGCCGGGCAGCGGCGCGCCCTCCTGGTACCGGGCGCAGAGCGATCCGGTGGTCGGCCCGGCGCTGCGGCTGCTCCACGAGAATCCCGCGCACGGGTGGACGGTGGAGGAACTCGCCCTGAAGGTGGGGGTGTCGCGGGCTTCCATGGCCCGCCGGTTCGCCGACGTCGTGGGTGAGCCGCCGGTGGCCTATCTGACCGGGTGGCGGCTCGCGCTGGCTGCGGATCTGCTGCGGGAGCCGGACGCCACCATCGCGACGGTGGCCCGGCGTGTGGGCTACAGCTCGGCCTTCGCCCTGTCGACGGCCTTCAAGCGGGTGCGGGGCATGAGTCCCCAGGAGTTCCGTACGGGTGCGCACCCCGTGGCCGCGCCGAAGGCCCCGCAGGAGGTGCGCACGGTGGTGCTGCCCCGGCCCTGA
- a CDS encoding 4'-phosphopantetheinyl transferase family protein: MIEELLPPGVTSSEAFDDAAPAPLFPAEAALMQGRRAHRRRQFATARACARRCLSDLGRPAGALLPGPGGAPQWPTGVVGSITHCEGYRAAVAAPASVMAAVGIDAEPAGPLPRGVLALIASETEQAHLAALASTDPSIPWDRVFFSAKEAAYKAWYPATGIWLGFRDATLTLFPDGGFAATLHPPLPPPVDPVYQGRWLAGPDLILTAVARQGHQPPPSATAAALISSGAPS, translated from the coding sequence ATGATCGAGGAACTCCTCCCCCCGGGCGTCACGTCGTCGGAAGCCTTCGACGACGCGGCGCCCGCTCCTCTCTTCCCGGCCGAAGCCGCCCTGATGCAGGGCCGACGGGCCCACCGGCGCCGGCAGTTCGCCACGGCCCGCGCCTGCGCCCGCCGCTGCCTGTCGGACCTCGGCCGCCCCGCCGGCGCCCTGCTCCCGGGACCGGGCGGCGCCCCCCAGTGGCCGACCGGAGTGGTCGGCAGCATCACCCACTGCGAGGGCTACCGCGCCGCGGTGGCGGCCCCCGCCTCCGTGATGGCCGCCGTCGGCATCGACGCGGAACCGGCGGGCCCACTGCCCCGGGGCGTCCTCGCCCTGATCGCGTCCGAGACGGAACAAGCCCACCTGGCCGCCCTCGCCTCGACCGACCCCTCCATCCCCTGGGACCGCGTCTTCTTCTCCGCCAAGGAGGCGGCGTACAAGGCCTGGTACCCGGCCACCGGCATCTGGCTCGGCTTCCGCGACGCCACCCTCACCCTCTTCCCCGACGGCGGCTTCGCGGCGACCCTGCACCCCCCGCTCCCCCCACCCGTGGACCCGGTCTACCAGGGCCGCTGGCTGGCCGGCCCGGACCTGATCCTGACCGCGGTGGCGCGCCAGGGCCACCAGCCGCCCCCGAGCGCCACGGCAGCCGCGCTGATCTCCTCGGGAGCGCCCTCGTAG
- a CDS encoding alpha/beta fold hydrolase: protein MTAAPELTSELTVPTDDGADLAVTVLAPLAGAPARADVVLLHGWAHTRRAWGTVADRLIRAGHRVVLYDQRGHGASTLGRTPVSVERLSADLAAVLGETDAREAVLVGHSGGGFTALSYAATSPSAGRLRGLVLLGTAAHGQDTPDSEVKMMGSRLFSRALRRPWLGGKLLGSTMGKGVDPVVRDVNRQMFAATTPRVRADFFRCTRGWDVREALKAVATPAVVLHGDGDKVIDIALARTLAEVLPGARFEPVPGAGHMLALERPLLAVAAVTELASR from the coding sequence GTGACCGCCGCCCCGGAGCTCACCAGCGAGCTGACGGTCCCAACCGACGACGGCGCGGACCTGGCCGTGACCGTACTGGCACCGCTCGCGGGCGCACCGGCCCGCGCCGACGTGGTCCTGCTGCACGGCTGGGCCCACACCCGCCGCGCCTGGGGCACCGTCGCCGACCGGCTGATCCGGGCCGGACACCGGGTCGTGCTCTACGACCAGCGCGGCCACGGCGCGTCCACACTCGGCCGCACCCCGGTCTCGGTGGAGCGCCTGAGCGCGGACCTCGCGGCGGTCCTGGGCGAGACCGACGCCCGCGAGGCGGTGCTCGTCGGCCACTCGGGCGGCGGGTTCACCGCCCTCTCCTACGCCGCCACCTCCCCCTCGGCGGGCCGCCTGCGCGGCCTGGTGCTGCTGGGCACGGCGGCGCACGGCCAGGACACCCCGGACAGCGAGGTGAAGATGATGGGCAGCCGGCTCTTCTCCCGGGCCCTGCGCCGGCCCTGGCTGGGCGGCAAACTGCTCGGCTCCACCATGGGCAAGGGCGTGGATCCCGTCGTGCGCGACGTGAACCGGCAGATGTTCGCCGCCACCACACCGCGCGTGCGGGCGGACTTCTTCCGCTGCACCCGCGGCTGGGACGTCCGCGAGGCACTGAAGGCGGTCGCCACCCCCGCCGTGGTCCTGCACGGCGACGGCGACAAGGTGATCGACATCGCCCTGGCCCGGACCCTCGCCGAGGTCCTGCCGGGCGCCCGCTTCGAACCGGTCCCCGGCGCGGGACACATGCTCGCACTGGAGCGTCCGCTCCTCGCGGTCGCGGCCGTCACCGAGCTCGCCTCACGATGA
- a CDS encoding SRPBCC family protein produces MSTYDLIDEAVIDAPADAVWDALVAEFRGAKKWWVPHNTFTALSGAPDEVGGTVGVVVHTKGVDKGGLKLRFTSRTVAVEPGRRLDIEYVDGVFRGPSTFLLEPLPGGRTRVSMHFTGSPHGWLKALAKVADLGAEHSKATLAAFESLDRQLSAAPR; encoded by the coding sequence ATGAGCACGTACGACCTGATCGACGAGGCGGTGATCGACGCCCCGGCGGATGCCGTCTGGGACGCGCTCGTCGCCGAATTCCGCGGCGCGAAGAAGTGGTGGGTCCCGCACAACACGTTCACCGCCCTCTCCGGCGCCCCCGACGAGGTCGGCGGCACGGTGGGCGTGGTCGTGCACACCAAAGGCGTCGACAAGGGCGGACTGAAGCTGCGCTTCACCTCCCGCACGGTGGCCGTGGAGCCCGGCCGCCGCCTGGACATCGAGTACGTCGACGGGGTCTTCCGCGGCCCGAGCACCTTCCTGCTCGAACCCCTGCCCGGCGGCCGCACCCGCGTCTCGATGCACTTCACCGGCAGCCCGCACGGCTGGCTCAAGGCCCTGGCCAAAGTCGCGGACCTCGGCGCCGAGCACTCCAAGGCCACCCTCGCCGCATTCGAGTCGCTGGACCGGCAGCTGTCGGCGGCACCCCGGTGA
- a CDS encoding FAD-binding protein: MSSTHRTAAGTAAEPSRRRVLGGIATTAVAVVGWNAVSQTWATAAEAAGTSDVVPVPGLAGTLETTPGVVDAFANDFGHLFDGAPSKPWAVLRPGGIDDIVKIVDYARTNNIKVAVNGQGGTGNDIESHSVYGQARVPGGISIDAKGMSKIISIGSDTAVVEAGVTWGQLTDAALKTGKTPPALPDYLYISVGGTISIGGIGGTVQKYGLLCDTVQSIDIVTGDGRLVTASASQRSELFNAALSGGGQVGIIVRATVKLIPAPKRAVIFSLFYSTVEQYLADSEKVLADGRFQVHAGEMLRTPDNSGWRYKLEVGATYNTTPPNRTRLLCDLKDVRADAVIEDVSFRDYMFRLDAYEAYLKEGGHWYTPKPWLSMFLPASKTKAFMKRVEQELDANSLGGGFLLFYPFFTSKIKRPLAMMPGESVAYLFDLLRFPNPGEPNIQGMIDQNRRLYDIAVASGAKRYLVGSIPMTGADWQKHFGNRWAGFVNAKKKFDPNNIFTPGQGFFA, encoded by the coding sequence ATGAGCAGCACCCACAGAACTGCCGCGGGCACCGCCGCCGAGCCGTCCCGCCGCCGGGTCCTGGGCGGGATCGCGACCACGGCCGTCGCGGTCGTCGGCTGGAACGCCGTGTCCCAGACCTGGGCGACGGCCGCCGAGGCCGCCGGCACCTCCGACGTCGTCCCCGTGCCGGGACTGGCCGGCACCCTGGAGACGACCCCGGGCGTGGTCGACGCCTTCGCCAACGACTTCGGACACCTCTTCGACGGCGCCCCGAGCAAGCCGTGGGCGGTGCTGCGTCCCGGCGGCATCGACGACATCGTCAAGATCGTCGACTACGCCCGTACGAACAACATCAAGGTCGCCGTCAACGGCCAGGGCGGCACCGGCAACGACATCGAGTCCCACTCGGTCTACGGCCAGGCGCGCGTCCCCGGCGGCATCTCCATCGACGCCAAGGGCATGTCGAAGATCATCTCGATCGGCAGCGACACCGCGGTCGTCGAGGCCGGGGTGACCTGGGGCCAGCTGACCGACGCCGCCCTCAAGACGGGCAAGACCCCGCCGGCCCTGCCCGACTACCTGTACATCTCCGTCGGCGGCACCATCAGCATCGGCGGCATCGGCGGCACCGTGCAGAAATACGGCCTGCTGTGCGACACGGTCCAGTCGATCGACATCGTCACCGGCGACGGCAGGCTCGTCACCGCCAGCGCCTCCCAGCGCTCGGAACTGTTCAACGCGGCACTGTCGGGCGGCGGCCAGGTCGGCATCATCGTCCGCGCCACCGTCAAACTGATCCCGGCGCCCAAGCGGGCCGTCATCTTCAGCCTCTTCTACAGCACGGTCGAGCAGTACCTCGCCGACTCGGAGAAGGTACTGGCCGACGGCCGGTTCCAGGTCCACGCCGGCGAGATGCTGCGCACCCCGGACAACTCCGGCTGGCGGTACAAGCTGGAGGTCGGCGCCACCTACAACACGACGCCGCCGAACCGGACCAGGCTGCTGTGCGACCTGAAGGACGTCCGCGCCGACGCGGTCATCGAGGACGTGTCCTTCCGGGACTACATGTTCCGCCTCGACGCCTACGAGGCGTACCTGAAGGAGGGCGGCCACTGGTACACGCCCAAGCCGTGGCTGAGCATGTTCCTGCCCGCCTCGAAGACCAAGGCGTTCATGAAGCGCGTCGAGCAGGAGCTGGACGCGAACTCCCTCGGCGGCGGATTCCTGCTCTTCTACCCGTTCTTCACCTCGAAGATCAAGCGGCCGCTGGCGATGATGCCGGGCGAGTCCGTGGCCTACCTCTTCGACCTGCTGCGCTTCCCCAACCCGGGTGAGCCCAACATCCAGGGCATGATCGACCAGAACCGCCGCCTGTACGACATCGCGGTGGCCAGCGGCGCCAAGCGCTACCTGGTGGGCTCGATCCCGATGACGGGCGCCGACTGGCAGAAGCACTTCGGCAACCGCTGGGCCGGCTTCGTCAACGCCAAGAAGAAGTTCGACCCCAACAACATCTTCACGCCCGGCCAGGGCTTCTTCGCCTGA
- a CDS encoding flavin-containing monooxygenase, with protein MTSILEPAKDGGARTGTETHPGGGGPTRHLRVAVIGTGFSGLGTAIRLLQSGIDDFLVFERADEVGGTWRDNSYPGCACDVMSHLYSFSFARNPNWKSTFASRDELYAYLRDTADRFGVRPHIRFGHELEAARWDEDERHWKIETSQGHYTAQFLVTGTGYLSEAAVPDIKGLADFEGKIFHSSNWDHDHDLAGRRVAVIGTGASAIQFVPKIQPEVGQLDLYQRTPPWIGPKPDKANSELHTKMLRSLPGYQQFRRGFNMWGREILAFFWKRPKLAEKVQKMASDHLAKSVPDQALRAKLTPDYLVACKRLLFSNTWYPAIQQPNVDIVTDGIAEVRPKSIVGSDGVEREVDTIILGTGFQATDRPVARRIWGRGGLQLRQAWQDGMAAHRGTTIAGFPNLFMLLGPNTALGHSSQTVMIEAQVQYVVDSLKQVEKRGLASIEVRQEAQDAYNRTLDQHLEGTVWMSGGCKSWYLDANGRNTSIFPTYTWRFRRGTKRLDLSEYQLASRVRSTKPVPHQ; from the coding sequence GTGACGAGCATTCTTGAGCCGGCCAAGGACGGCGGAGCACGTACAGGCACCGAGACGCATCCCGGTGGCGGCGGACCGACCCGGCACCTGCGGGTCGCGGTCATCGGCACCGGCTTCTCGGGCCTGGGCACCGCCATCCGACTGCTGCAGTCGGGCATCGACGACTTCCTGGTGTTCGAGCGGGCCGACGAGGTCGGCGGCACCTGGCGCGACAACAGCTATCCGGGTTGTGCGTGCGACGTCATGTCCCACCTCTACTCGTTCTCCTTCGCCCGCAACCCGAACTGGAAGTCGACGTTCGCCTCACGCGACGAGCTGTACGCCTACCTGCGCGACACGGCCGACCGCTTCGGCGTACGCCCCCACATCCGGTTCGGGCACGAACTGGAGGCCGCCCGCTGGGACGAGGACGAGCGGCACTGGAAGATCGAGACCTCGCAGGGCCACTACACCGCCCAGTTCCTGGTCACCGGCACCGGCTACCTCAGCGAGGCGGCCGTACCCGACATCAAGGGGCTGGCGGACTTCGAGGGCAAGATCTTCCACTCCTCGAACTGGGACCACGACCACGACCTGGCCGGCCGCCGCGTCGCCGTCATCGGCACCGGCGCCTCCGCCATCCAGTTCGTCCCCAAGATCCAGCCCGAGGTCGGGCAGCTGGACCTGTACCAGCGCACGCCCCCGTGGATCGGCCCCAAGCCCGACAAGGCCAACAGCGAGCTGCACACCAAGATGCTCCGCTCACTGCCCGGCTACCAGCAGTTCCGGCGGGGCTTCAACATGTGGGGCCGGGAGATCCTGGCCTTCTTCTGGAAGCGCCCCAAGCTCGCCGAGAAGGTCCAGAAGATGGCGAGCGACCACCTGGCCAAGTCGGTCCCCGACCAGGCACTGCGCGCCAAGCTGACACCCGACTACCTGGTGGCGTGCAAGCGCCTGCTGTTCTCCAACACCTGGTACCCGGCGATCCAGCAGCCCAACGTGGACATCGTCACCGACGGCATCGCCGAGGTCCGCCCCAAGTCGATCGTCGGCAGCGACGGCGTCGAGCGCGAGGTCGACACCATCATCCTGGGCACCGGCTTCCAGGCCACCGACCGCCCCGTCGCCCGCCGGATCTGGGGCAGGGGCGGCCTCCAGCTGCGCCAGGCCTGGCAGGACGGCATGGCCGCCCACCGGGGCACCACCATCGCCGGCTTCCCGAACCTCTTCATGCTGCTGGGCCCGAACACGGCACTGGGGCACTCCTCGCAGACCGTGATGATCGAGGCGCAGGTCCAGTACGTCGTCGACTCGCTGAAGCAGGTGGAAAAGCGCGGCCTGGCCAGCATCGAGGTCCGCCAGGAGGCGCAGGACGCCTACAACCGCACACTCGACCAGCACCTCGAGGGCACCGTCTGGATGTCGGGCGGCTGCAAGAGCTGGTACCTCGACGCGAACGGCCGCAACACATCGATCTTCCCGACCTACACCTGGCGCTTCCGTCGCGGGACCAAGCGCCTCGACCTGAGCGAGTACCAGCTCGCTTCCCGGGTGCGCAGCACCAAGCCGGTACCTCACCAGTAG
- a CDS encoding class I SAM-dependent methyltransferase — MTTVAPKSVDPEVDAIRHHYEVSNDFYRLLLGPTMMYSGGYWEDGEDLVATLDEAQERKLDTFAQLANVAAGGAKRVLDIGCGWGTMLNRLTTVHGAEQAVGLTLSRTQEAFIDGLNNPRITTLVQSWADYKVADDSEKYDAAFCINALEHFVSSNLPPKERTKRYRYFFQQVANALNPGAKFVLHTMTAEALPMNRALLDDLKFLQRSEFEGCHIPHLSELSAAAEGLFEIDEIVNERESFAMACRAWLVLLAERRDEAVAMEGEEVVSRFERYLDIFAYTLEDKFFNNFRVTITRR; from the coding sequence ATGACAACGGTCGCCCCCAAGTCGGTGGACCCCGAGGTCGATGCGATCAGGCACCACTACGAGGTCAGCAACGATTTCTACCGGCTCCTGCTGGGCCCCACGATGATGTATTCGGGCGGCTACTGGGAGGACGGCGAGGACCTGGTCGCCACCCTGGACGAGGCGCAGGAGCGCAAGCTCGACACGTTCGCCCAGCTCGCGAACGTGGCGGCCGGCGGCGCCAAGCGCGTCCTGGACATCGGCTGCGGCTGGGGCACCATGCTCAACCGCCTCACCACCGTGCACGGCGCCGAGCAGGCCGTCGGCCTGACCCTGTCCCGCACCCAGGAAGCCTTCATCGACGGCCTGAACAACCCGCGGATCACCACGCTGGTCCAGAGCTGGGCGGACTACAAGGTCGCCGACGACAGCGAGAAGTACGACGCCGCGTTCTGCATCAACGCCCTGGAGCACTTCGTCTCCTCCAACCTGCCGCCGAAGGAGCGCACCAAGCGCTACCGGTACTTCTTCCAGCAGGTCGCGAACGCCCTCAACCCGGGCGCGAAGTTCGTGCTGCACACCATGACCGCCGAGGCGCTGCCGATGAACCGCGCCCTCCTCGACGACCTGAAGTTCCTCCAGCGCTCCGAGTTCGAGGGCTGCCACATCCCCCACCTGAGCGAGCTGTCCGCCGCCGCCGAGGGCCTCTTCGAGATCGACGAGATCGTCAACGAGCGCGAGTCCTTCGCGATGGCCTGCCGCGCCTGGCTGGTCCTGCTGGCCGAACGCCGGGACGAGGCCGTGGCCATGGAGGGCGAAGAGGTCGTCTCGCGCTTCGAGCGCTACCTCGACATCTTCGCGTACACGCTCGAGGACAAGTTCTTCAACAACTTCCGCGTCACCATCACGCGCCGCTGA